The following are encoded together in the Erwinia sp. E602 genome:
- the btuD gene encoding vitamin B12 ABC transporter ATP-binding protein BtuD: MLLEIDRVAIEPRLFPFSARVGAGELIHLVGPNGAGKSSLLAALSGLQPARGDIRLCGRPLGDWAGSALARRRAYLPQQHLAPAQMPVWHYLSMHHGPGAQADAFSLRELSAALRLDDKLQRPLGQLSGGEWQRVRLAAVLLQVSQPDGALLLLDEPLTGLDIAQQHAFDGLLSRVIASGISVVMSSHDLNHSLQQASSVWLMRPGQPALVGAAREILTCDNLTALYQVAFRELQVDDRIFLTTGG, encoded by the coding sequence GTGCTGCTGGAGATCGACAGGGTGGCCATCGAGCCGCGGCTGTTTCCGTTCAGCGCCCGGGTCGGGGCCGGCGAGCTTATCCATCTGGTCGGGCCGAACGGCGCCGGGAAGAGTTCGCTGCTGGCCGCGCTGTCCGGGTTGCAGCCGGCCCGCGGTGACATCCGGCTGTGCGGGCGACCGCTGGGCGACTGGGCGGGCAGCGCGCTGGCGCGCCGGCGGGCGTATCTGCCGCAGCAGCATCTGGCCCCCGCGCAGATGCCGGTATGGCACTATCTGTCGATGCATCATGGCCCTGGCGCTCAGGCTGACGCGTTTTCGCTGCGCGAGCTGAGCGCAGCGCTGCGGCTGGATGACAAGCTGCAGCGCCCGCTCGGGCAGCTGTCCGGCGGTGAGTGGCAACGGGTGCGGCTGGCGGCGGTGCTGCTGCAGGTCAGTCAGCCCGACGGCGCGCTGCTGCTGCTGGATGAGCCGCTGACCGGTCTGGATATCGCCCAGCAGCACGCCTTCGATGGTCTGCTGAGCCGCGTTATCGCCAGCGGTATTAGCGTGGTGATGAGCAGCCATGACCTTAACCACAGCCTGCAGCAGGCCAGCAGCGTCTGGCTGATGCGTCCGGGGCAGCCCGCGCTGGTCGGCGCAGCGCGTGAAATACTCACCTGCGACAACCTGACGGCGTTATATCAGGTCGCGTTCCGCGAACTGCAGGTTGACGATCGTATTTTTTTAACCACCGGGGGCTGA
- a CDS encoding NlpC/P60 family protein, which yields MRYWLLLMVILLAGCSSRAPAPKSQLADRIMVIAQLNDQLAQWHGTPYRYGGMTRRGIDCSGFVLLTFRDRFDLQLPRSTEAQTDVGTRIDKSDLLPGDLVFFKTGSGENGLHVGIYDTDNYFIHASTSRGVVRSSLDNVYWRKVFWQARRI from the coding sequence ATGCGTTACTGGCTGTTACTGATGGTTATTCTTCTGGCAGGCTGTAGCAGCCGTGCTCCCGCACCGAAAAGCCAGCTGGCCGATCGTATAATGGTCATCGCCCAGCTGAACGATCAGCTTGCCCAGTGGCACGGCACGCCGTATCGCTATGGCGGCATGACGCGGCGCGGTATCGACTGTTCCGGCTTTGTGCTGCTGACCTTTCGCGATCGTTTCGATCTGCAGCTGCCGCGCAGCACCGAGGCGCAAACCGACGTCGGCACGCGCATTGATAAGTCCGATCTGTTGCCCGGCGATCTGGTGTTTTTCAAAACCGGCAGCGGTGAAAATGGGTTGCACGTGGGCATTTACGACACCGATAACTATTTTATTCACGCCTCGACCAGCCGCGGCGTGGTGCGTTCATCGCTCGATAACGTTTACTGGCGTAAAGTATTCTGGCAGGCGAGACGTATCTGA